AGTACTACCTTCCCAGGGGGCCAGGAGTCGCCATCATGATATCGAGGTACAATTTGTCGGTGAGTGTAGCTAATTTTCTCATGGACCTATCTAATTGGttgcttaaaaattaaattatacaagGACCTCAATAATTTGATAAGCATGCAGCATATGCATGCAGTTCGTCTTATATTTATTAGGCACATGGTCCTGTACGTacgttttatatattaattaaataaataaataattggcgTGGTCCTAATTCTGTTTAACTATTAGAGGCTACTCGTACGTAGATtcattaacaaaaattttatttttaagcatGTTTACAGACTActtaatttaaattgatataatctaatttaaaagataaattttaaaatttaaattttataaaaaaaaatattatatatataatattaaatactgtacaatttttttaaaaaaatagaatctattattaaaaaataatttttcttataaatatcatatttatttatgttttaaaaaatatgtgcaTTACCacactgtaaatatcatttatataccTGTGTGTGCTCTACAATCGCAAAGATCGAGTTGGTGAATAATGAAATCATGATATATACGACTTCATTATCATTTTGATACCAGGCCATATACGAGACGCCCGGCCTcctgaataaaataaaataaaataaaataaaaaacttctgccgagtttgcatatatttttttattataccaATAACGTATAATTATGATTATTCTTTAATTTAAGACATGGAGCTCGTGGTCCTGATTTTAATATCTATGATAACTTCAGTGTTGCACAATTAATCGGATTACTTTTTGGATTCGCTGCTATGGCTTTTTCGGCtttgaaatttcaatttcatggaCATTATTGCCGCGTTCTCTGGACTTGAAGCTGGACGAATGGTCACGTAGTGTGATTTCGCATTAATCTAGCATTTGGTATCTTGACCATCATTACTCCATCGTGAAGTCAAAATACACTTTCTCCTTATAAAAATggtttttacaaaaattatttttttataatacttctaattctttttaaagaatctCTACGAGATTTTTAAGCCTTAAATTTGGCGTCAAACCAGTATTTAGCATTACTCCTCTATAAAAACAGTAAGGGAATTAACTCCGTCGCGTATCAAGCTCTGAACATCTATGGCCACCATAGATACCCAATTCTACTACCTTTTGTTCGCCCTCTGGTTCATCACTACCCTTACTTTTTTGTCACTAGACCTCGCGCATCGATCAGGCATGTCCACTTTCCAGCAAGAATTATTGCTCTTGGTCTTTTGTTCGGTAGGATTTCAAGTTTAACTGAAGGAACCACACGTTTCACCACGTGTGCCAAGGCTTAACCTAAGATACCTGCATTCTTGATGGGCTAAAAGACCGTAGATGGAAAAACATGGTGGAGAGAGTCGAGCAAGGAAATATTGAAGTTGTGGTTTTTCATTTAAGCTGAGTTTAGAATGATCATGTTAACGAAGAAAAAATCCATGAATATATGTTTCAAACAGCTCTATTCATTCAACCGTAATTTCTCCTCACTTTGTTAATGGGAATTTCTGTGAATGATATGTTTGAACAAACTTCCGTACCACACAGCATATGTAAACGAAATTAACACATTGCgcattacatttttattttttttaatgactaaAGGGTGTCGGAGAATAAAATGTAAAACATCTAATGGTAGGAGGGtgcaaaacatatttttcccaAAACTGAAGGAATAGTTTCTTCCAAATAGCAGGAAAAAACCCGACACTATATATGGAACACAATTCAAAACAATAGCTACCATTACACGTAACCAtcaaagaatgatggaaaaaataaacaaacgtGTTGACTAGTTCTACATGACACCAAGGTCCAAGACTTTCTGTGAAGACGTTAAGCAGCAGAACTGCTAACCAATCTTATACCGAGAACTTTCAATGGATGTCAAACTCATACAAGCAGAGAAAATATTAGATATATCTATCAAATCTACCTCAGGAGTCCCCAATATCATCAGatgatgatcaatctcactgcacaggtttcttgcccttcTGTCTAACAGTTCTAGGTGCATCCACTGACTCGGTCCTCGTTGCAAAAGAATCAACGCATACACATCAAAGTACgaactcttttttctctctccacctGCTTAGCACATGGGGTTCTCTTCAGTTTCTGCAATTCTTCCATCACCACTTTCTCAACTGTGTCGATTGAGTTCAGGAGCTTTTTCTGTGGTGTTACAAACTCTGATTCTCCAGTATTTTCATTTGCGATTCTAAGCAGAATCTTTGGCACTTTACCGACAGAACGTGTGCAAGGCTTGACACCAAAAGCTGGATTTGGAGAGATCAAAGAGAGATCGTGCTCAAGCTGAGCACTTGACAGCGGTACAGAAGGATCAGGACTCTCTATTTGTTGGCCTTCCACATCTCTCAAGCGAGCGCTTCTCCTTTCAATTGCCTAAGAGAAGAGTTTTCCAGGGTAAAGTTTGTAAGGTACCAAGGAATACTGATTAGTTAAAAAACAACACCAAACTGGGTGCTTCAAGACCTTCAAACAATTAGTGGATTTCCCTTGGTACTTGAACTACAGGCAGTAGCAAAGTCTTCATAGATACCATTGGATTTAGGTTCAAGGAAAGgacccaaaaaaaatcaaacatggaTGATCAATGCTAAAGGGTGGCTCTCAAAGGAAAAGGGATGGCAGTACTGCCAACGGCTTGGCCAAAATAAGAAATTTGACACAGAacttcaaatattaaataactgCATAGTTAATAGatgatataaatattttttaaaaaaaacttatagcAAATTTCCTTAAAGCCGAGTATAGGATGTAAGAACAGGAAGGGGCTTGAGTTTGATTACCAGTGTTGacagaaaagaaaagttaaCAATTCCGGACATGATTTCTCATGAAAGTATATCAATAAAAACTACTGCGCAGTATTAATACCAATTAGCATgaacaaaattcaaataaaaacagAGGTTGAAAGAAATGAACttaaaaaattgcaaagagaaATGATCACCATTTTCGGCCACGACTACCATAAGATAACTATCTTAATTATGAAATGCAGGTTGTTAAAAATTCAACCAAAACAAAGGAACATAAATgcagaagattaaaaaaaaactcaaccaCAACAAGTAGGACGGGTTTCATTTGGGGGGTGGGGTCGCAAATTGGAACTAGATCTCAGTTACTATACTCGGACCACTTTAACCAGAAGTCCAGGGAATATTCCCTCTTCAGAATTTCACAAGCCCAAACAATCGGAAACAGCAACATACAGACATCAGCCCAGAATTTGTcaaaaagagaatgaaatgGAGCCCAACTTACCTATGTGTACATTCTTACTGTTACATTTTACAAGTAAATCACCGACGGCACTTTCCCATTGTTATCTCatcaactttttatttaaaatataaaaagaaaatctctttcaatttatttttctttagacGCCTAAAAAAGCAATTGATCCAAGAAATTAGCAAAAGCCAAACACtcacacaaaaacaaaaattaaatgaaacacCGAGGAAATAAGAACCGGGACTTCTGTTGGGGGGAATTAATCATTAAActtgcaaataaaaaattaaataagaataaaaaagaactaGACGATATGAGTCATATAGGACCTTAAAAAACCAAACATTTGTTTTTATTGTGTACGTacacaataaaaacaaaaacaaaaaacaccaCCAATCAAGAGAAAAGGCGTTTAAATTGGATTTTTCAGAAGTACCACAATATCtaataaaaccaagaaaaaatttaagaataagaAATTTAAATACACCAGATTGCCCATAAAAGAGAAGAGAAGTAGATCAGCTCCCGGAGCCTACTATCAAAAGAATGTTGGAAGGCATATTAATGCCCATTGATGTTAAATTAGAGAAAAAGTTTTTAAGTAAAGTGCTAATTAAAGAAGTGCCCTTGAAGCGAActacaatgaaaacaataaaattaagaaagacAACGTTAAAATTACACTctaaaaattaaaggaaaatgatcattttaccactattttataattattttacaactctgCATGGAATGGAAGTtagttttgtaatattaaaatttattttcaatagaatgacatgattttattgattgtttgaaaataaattataaaagaattgtACATGAATCATTactcaaattaaaattaagaaagacACGTTAAACTTAAATGCCCTTGAAGAAGCCGATCAGCTCCTGAGCCACTAGAAAAAGCTTGAACGACCCACTATCAAAAGAACGTTGGAAGACAATGTTAATGCCCATTGATAttaaattagagaaaaaaaattgaagtaaaatgctaattaaaggaaagaaatggaTGCAACAGAACTACACGACGTTAAAATTAAGAAAGGCATTCATCATAATGAACCCATCTAATATCCCTCGAAGCCAACTACACAACATTCCCCATCTAATATCCCTATTTCGTCGGCCAAAAGCTAGAAGAGTAGAAGACTCGTGCATCCAAAGAACAATCGCCAGCCCATGGAAATTaacaaaaacatctaatttAACCACATAACTTAGTCAAGGTTGAATCAAAGAGAGAGGGGGGAAAAAGAGTCAATAGGGTGAAAGAATAATAACTTCCTTACCCTAACAACCGCAGTGATATCACGGAGAGGAGTTCTCGGGTACCAAAAAGGTAACATACTGTTCCCGTGCATGCCCCGACCAGACCACCGGCGGGAACTCTGAGCGTTATCCCGTCCCGTAGCCTGAGACAAATTCCAGCCACGAACATTTCTCGGAGTTCCTGACCTGCCTCTTCCGAGCCCACCACTTCGCGTCGCACCCAAAGCCGTCCGTCCACGAGACACTGGAGTTGTAACAGTACTCACACGCATGATCGGTGATTCGAACAAGCTCGGACTCATTCTCTGGTCGTCTAGAAGAAATCCAACACCGGCTGTTCGCCTTAGAGCAAACAACTCCGGGACGAGCCTCGAGATTCTGTCCCTCGATTCCAGCATTGTTGCTATTCAACTGAAAGACGGAAAAAAGCACACGCACTAATAATTAGACCAAAAAGTTCGAAGGAGGCATCAAATAGAAAATAACAGACGCTCACTTTCCAGGAAGATAATATTTTCGAAGGAAAGTTACAGGTTTGTATCCGGACTCGGATATCGTTcgccaaagaaaatgaaattgagATTGAGCCAGCGACCCAATTTCAGGAGACAGGGATGGGATTAGAGAAGTGACATTTTACCTTGATCGCGCGAGGGACTAAGCGGGGTTTGGGTCTTTCTTCTTGACGGCATAGGAATTTTGGGGGCGGGGGGGAGTAGAGGAAGAAGAGCAAAGAAGCAGTTCGAGTGATCAGGGAGCCGAAATTGGCAAAATTTTTCGAATTGAAAAATGGGCGGTATCATAGAAATGACTCGCTTGGGGAAAATTTTGTTCACACGTGTCAGTTGACCGGTTCAAATTTCCGGAGTTGGTTCCGTCTAGGAAAATGTTTTTAACTCGAATTGGCAATATTGGCCGCCTTGAATTGGGCTAAAAGGGTAGCGTTTGGGGTCCATCTGTGTTGGGCTTCTATTGGAGTTAAGCCATGCTTGACCTTTTCTATTTTACACCTAATAACAGAAAACAACAACATTTTCTGTTTAAATGGAAAAAGGGCTTTTTATGTACTTCCCTTTTTTAAGAATTATGTAGAGCCCAGCAATGGTGGAGGCCTATGTCTAATTCTGAACCCCAGCATGACTCTCTAATGTATAATTGGATAAatatatttgtgatattttatcgtaaataatatttatagttataaaatatataaacatcatgtatttttctaaaaaaataaataaataaatatataattacataaaaaattaattttttaataataaatttaactcttttttaaaaaaaatacattgcgtTCGCATAACTtctgattatatttatttagatgatATCATGGAGAATTTTAGCTGCTGACATgtcaaattaaaaagaaataaaattttaaattttaaacttagTTTACAAGTCAATCAGGTGATACCAATTAAATTATTGTTCGTCTTAAAAGCAATAGTTAATATCTCCATGGAAAATAGGTTCTCTCTATGAGCAAACTCCTGAGCATAATAACAAGTAGCCATCAGAGATACAGGGCCCCCAGGCAGATTCAGTGATTCACCCCGATGGCGAGGAGGAAATGCCTGTTCGAAATAACACATTCAACTAGGAAAATCTTGTGTCGTAAACGGCAGAACAAAACAATTTGAGATCCTGCCTTGTTTGACCTGCACTGCCTCGCGACCCGTCCCCACATGTCCGTCCCCTGCAACCTAATTTTGGTAATCGATAAGatagttctttcctttcttgaaaagcatgaaaacaaaaaaaaaaaaaaaaaaataaaaaacaaggaAACTCCTCGGGTCAAATGATTTACGTCctgtttagatttaaaattaattttaaattatcttatctcattttattttattattataatttttacgattttttacataaaatataataaataatttaacttttttaaatctcaaaataataataattttaaaaaataatattttaacaatattttatttaatttttatctaaaattatttcatctcactatctaaactatAACTTAATTTTGCTTGCTTTCAATGTCATGTTCtcgcaaaataaaataaaaaaagatcgaGATAAGGATTCCACTTGTATATGGACAAAGGAAGAAAGTTCATCCAAGCAGTTTGGGCTAAAAGTATTTGCTTTCTCGGTGATAGTTGACTTGTCTCAATAATTGGCTCCCCAATAATGCATTGCTatcaacataaaataaaaaaaaaaattaaaaaaattaaaaaacaaaaaaaaaaacaaacgaaCGAACGAAGGAACGAACAAACCTACCCTCAATGAAGAGTGTTGTCTCACTTCAAAATAGAGCACAACATGATAGAGTACACAACAGAAAAGGTTGTGAAATTTTTGGATGAAATTCATCCCAACCACTCCTATAAGAAGAGaatgaaatttttaataaaaaaaaggtgaaTCGTCTAGATAATTACTTTCTCAAGATAGCTCGAAAATCTATGTATCTACTtctttccttatatatataagagtatttTCATTTGGTTCCTAATCTCCTTTTCCtttataatttgaatattaGTTTACAATTTTGACTAAAGTCGCCCCTACATCCTAATTCCTATTTTAGGAAAAATTAAGGAATGAACAATGATTCTCCAAATATTCATCCCCTAAATtacttttatcaatattttattcatttcaattaaattaattcttttttcaatcatctacactttctatcatactcatatttattataattttaaataatagttttaaaaataatttaaataactacaaaaatataaaaaaattaattaattttaaaaatattatcatacctgcaaaaaaataatttaaatttttgtttaaaatattcactaaagtaatagtttaaaacataaaaaatattaaatagttaaatttgtaaatagaagtgagaaaaaagtaataaataaataatataaaaatatcattttaatagaatagagaaatgataatgAATATGATATATGAAGTTTTGAAAGATGGAAAAAGTTTAGGAAATgtagtttttaattaaattataagaaattttgcaggaaattaaatgtgaatgctctaaagagtggtttagatagtgaatttagttgagatgaaagttaaaaattaaataaaatattacttttttaagattattattattttatgatatggaAAATGtgaattacttattatatttagtgtataaatttaaaaaatttgtaataataagatataaaGAGTTGTATTTAAAGGGATCTAATTCAATTAATGTGAACAACAAAGCGGTCCCCAAATGACAAAGTTTCTAAACTTTTTTGAGGGTTTGGAAGGCCAACTTATCACTCTGCCAGAACCGACAAGAAAATTATTCAAAAGAAGCAGCAGCTCATCGATCACATAAATCGAGGATTCCACTATTTGAACAACACGACCTATACAATTGATCCTCTCTTTTATTTCATGTATCGTGTGACTAGAAGCCCAGTTAGACTACGCTACCTGAATTCTTGTGGTGAAAACAGAAAAACCAACTTTCTATGTCACAGCAACTCTAAAAGATAATATCTTAAGCTACTTCCACTTATTGCTCAGCCATAAATAATATCTGGTTTCTATCCAATTCTCCGTTTCTCTCTTATCTTCTCTACAGCAGCAAGTTAAGCAATTTGATTTGAGACTGGATTCTGCATGCTTAAACACTTGCAGTTGGCTCGATTTTCACTTAGAGTCTGCACAAGTACACAAATTCTTGAGTGGATGATGAATACTACATGGCAAGATGTAAGGAACTTGAAAAGTtcaaatttacttttgataCCTTGAACTGTTCCTGAAGGTCTTTGATGTAATCGACAGCCAAGTCCAACATGTCTGCCGTGTTCGTTTGCTGCCAAGAATAAACATAAATATCTTGAATCTTTCAGATAGAGAGGTAGACAATGGTTTCAGGCTAAATTATTAGACCGAAATGTACTACCTTGTCCATGTTAGGGACGAGCTCCTGTAGTTTCCTCATTCTTTCGCTAATCCGGGTTCTTCTAACCTGAAAGTAATTTACCCATATAATCACGCTTACTACAGCTGAAGAAGTCATGTGTTCACCAATTAAATCAACAGAAATGCATGTTgcataaaatatatcaataattaaaattgtCAATTGCTAAGGTAATGGAGATAAACTTTACCCTTTCTGCAATGCTTCGAGGATGAGTGGCACAGCCACGCTTAGCTCTAATTTTACAAGGAACAGAATCTTGGAATTGCAGGAACTTTTCCATGGCAACAATCTCTGAAGAATTCTTTGGCAAACTTAAGTGGTGGGATAATATATGAACCCGAGTTCCAAGTCCTCCATTCTAAATATAGACAAAAATCAGACTATACCACACAAGCAATAAGATTTGGAGAAAACCAAACCCAAAAGGCAAATTTGATACCTGAGCATCAGAAAAGAGTTTCCCATCATCATCTTGTTCTCTTTTCATGGCAGAAAAATTGTCTGTGAGATGAGATGGATCATTCCAAGAACCATATGGGAACCCAAGGCCGTAAAATCGAGCATCATCATTTCCATTTCCAAGTTTTCCATCACGGGGACTATTTGGCCCAACAGCATCAGTCCCCAGTTCAGAGATCTGCGACAACATTCCTAGGGAAGAAGGAAGTCTCGAAGAGAAACTAATTTGACTCTTCAATCCATTTGTAGACGGACTTACATCTCcactagtaccattcacttcaccGTAGTTTCCAGGATCTTTCATGGAGGCATAGCCTGCATGCAATTTACGGAGAGATCGTTATGTAAGTAACTCATTCTAGTGTCTGATCATGACAAAATCTGTTTGTCACAGCTCAGTTGTTTGAAATGATTATCCACCGacaacattttatcattttgaCAAGTGATTATACCCCCAACAACATGAGCATTTAAATGagatctttaaaaatttatctgCAATTAAGtcccaaaatattctcattaAACACAATTCCTCAACTTTGTTTAGTTGCTGAGGAAATGGAGGAAAAGGACAGGAGCATAAATGTCCCGAACTATTATGATACTCAGGTTGAACCCAGGGAAATAAAAGTCTCACTGCCAAATATAAACGCTATCCTGGCACAGTTTAATTCACTTGTAGGGAAAACTCATACTTCCCTACATTTTCTTGGCAACTTAGGGACCAACAAAAAAGTAGAGTTCACTAACGAGTTTATAAAACCCATTAGGTAAAAATTGTTCAGACCACTCCTTTTTTATTCCTGATAACGATATTTTCCACAAATCGCATTGCAGGTGACTCTCATAATGCCAAGAAATCTAAAGTACTGCATCCCAGCTACTAATCGTGAGAGAATTGTTTCAGAGaagaattttcttcttttcctcgtTTCCTTTCTGCTAACTCAATCGACACACAACTTCTCAGATCAGTTCCCTATCATAAATCTAATATAAAGATGTTAAGTTTTTCAGCTATAGCCAGCTCTATATACAATTTAAAAGcaataattaattttcaaatcGTCCTAATAACATGTTCAATGAGAACAAGCACAATACCATTTGGGATAGAAATCTGGGAGAAAAGCCCAGCAGGCGAGCTGCTCTGCCTGACAATATTGGAGTTAACTGCTTTCGTTTGAACGTGGCCATCCATTGCCATTGAACCCACCAACCCGTATGCGCCATCCATGGCAGAAGAAGTTGTCGCAGTCGTGCTATATCTAGGATAATGGGGAGGCAGACCCCCAGAATAGCCCTGCTGAGAGCTCACACGGTTCGCAGCCGCCTCGGTCGCCGCCAACACCGGAGGCTTATCCTCAAAATCTTGGAAACTCGGAGAAGTTGAATTTGCGCCGCCACCGTAATTCAGAAATCTTGAAATTAATCTCTCCGAATCAGAGCCCTCCGTGAAATTGCCCTTGTTGGCACCGGAACCAACACACTCCTCGGTGAAATTGGACAGAAGCGAGCTGGGGGCA
This sequence is a window from Carya illinoinensis cultivar Pawnee chromosome 9, C.illinoinensisPawnee_v1, whole genome shotgun sequence. Protein-coding genes within it:
- the LOC122275316 gene encoding protein POLYCHOME-like; the protein is MLESRDRISRLVPELFALRRTAGVGFLLDDQRMSPSLFESPIMRVSTVTTPVSRGRTALGATRSGGLGRGRSGTPRNVRGWNLSQATGRDNAQSSRRWSGRGMHGNSMLPFWYPRTPLRDITAVVRAIERRSARLRDVEGQQIESPDPSVPLSSAQLEHDLSLISPNPAFGVKPCTRSVGKVPKILLRIANENTGESEFVTPQKKLLNSIDTVEKVVMEELQKLKRTPCAKQVEREKRVRTLMCMR
- the LOC122277649 gene encoding transcription factor bHLH130-like, yielding MESNSQHSYQLQQHDNHQTNSGLLRFRSAPSSLLSNFTEECVGSGANKGNFTEGSDSERLISRFLNYGGGANSTSPSFQDFEDKPPVLAATEAAANRVSSQQGYSGGLPPHYPRYSTTATTSSAMDGAYGLVGSMAMDGHVQTKAVNSNIVRQSSSPAGLFSQISIPNGYASMKDPGNYGEVNGTSGDVSPSTNGLKSQISFSSRLPSSLGMLSQISELGTDAVGPNSPRDGKLGNGNDDARFYGLGFPYGSWNDPSHLTDNFSAMKREQDDDGKLFSDAQNGGLGTRVHILSHHLSLPKNSSEIVAMEKFLQFQDSVPCKIRAKRGCATHPRSIAERVRRTRISERMRKLQELVPNMDKQTNTADMLDLAVDYIKDLQEQFKTLSENRANCKCLSMQNPVSNQIA